The stretch of DNA AAGAGACGAGTCAATTCGTAAGGGACTTTTGACACCTTTTCACAAGCTCAAAGGATATGAACGTCGCATCCAAGAGCCAGGGTCATCCAACAGACAGACAGCAAATGAGAATATGGAAGAAAATAATGTTCTTGCTTCATCCAGCATAGCTAGAGCAGTTCGGTCAATGTCAGAGGCTGCGCACGCTCGCCCCACATCAATTTTACTTGATCCTGAAATGCTACCAACACTTGATGCGCCAAGCCATCCTTTTCAAAGACTGAGAAAGCCCTTGAAGGTCCCTCGGCCTTTAGAGATTGGAACTAAAAATGATAAGGACACAAAAAAGAAGAGAAGGCCTCAACCAGGGAAGAAATGGAAGAAGATGACTTCTCGTGATGACAAAATCTTACAAGAAGGTGGTATTCCAATTTCCAAGATTCTAAGAACATGTTATCTGCTGTTTTTTTTGAATCACTATGAAGTGTTTCGTTGTGTCCTATTTTCGTTTGTTTAAAAGACTTCTCTCTGCGGAAACCGTTTGTAAAAATGCAGCCTTCGTCTTTCTACCTTTTCTAGGCATTGCTTATATGTTATTGGGAAAGTAGTTGGCAGACTTGCCTATAGTGTCACATATTTTTGTCCGAAGCAGGTTCTGGTGTTTCGTTCTGAAATGCAAGGCTTATCAATCAATTAGATGACTATCCCAAATCGAGAAAACAAAATCAATgagatttttcttttttatctttgagaaGTTTGCGTCTGTTTGTCATCATAGGTTTACCTATTGTCAATGcctaatgaattttttttcccgGCAATGCTCACGTCTAATTTTTATGTCGTATCGTTTTTCTATGACTTACTGGCTTTCTGAGAACCAACTTTTGTATATTATGAAGATACTAAGATCTCAAGCAATGAAGAACCTAAATTTGTTAATGAAGAAGTGGATGATGAAGAGCCTTCATTTGTGACACTTGAGGGGGGCTTAAAGATCCCAGAAACAATTTTTAGTGAACTATTCGACTATCAGAAGATTGGTGTACAATGGTTATGGGAACTTCACTGTCAAAAAGTCGGTGGCATTATCGGGGATGAGATGGGTCTTGGCAAAACTGTACAGGTTTTATCTTTTCTGGGATCGTTGCATTTCAGTGGCTTATACAAACCAAGCATTGTTATCTGTCCAGTCACACTCTTGCAGCAATGGAAGAGAGAGGCTAGGAGATGGTATCCAGGCTTTCACGTTGAGTTGTTGCATGATTCAGCTAAGGAAAAGTCTAGTATTAAAAAGCCAATCAAATCGTATGATAGTGATTATGACAGTGAAGTTTCGCAGGACATTGAGAGGAAAGAAAAAGCATATTCAAAAAGTACCAAAAAATGGGATTCTTTGATAAATCGTGTCTTGAGATCAGAATCTGGCTTACTGATAACCACTTATGAGCAACTTCGTCTTCTAGGTGACAAGTTGCTTGATATTGAATGGGGATATGCAGTTCTCGATGAAGGACATCGGATTCGGAATCCAAATGCAGAAGTAACTCTTGTTTGCAAACAATTGCAGACTGTTCATCGTATAATAATGACAGGTGCACCAATTCAGAACAAACTGTCTGAATTGTGGTCATTGTTTGATTTTGTCTTCCCTGGAAAGCTGGGTGTCCTGCCTGTGTTTGAGGCTGAATTCGCAGTTCCAATATCTGTAGGTGGATATGCTAATGCAACTCCTTTACAAGTATCCACTGCTTACAGGTGCAATTACTGTGTTGGGAGATCTTTGTCTATGATTTGGTGGTAGCATGACAGAGTTGGTTGGCTCTctgtataatttttaaatatatactaTGTTTTGCCTTTTATTTTCTTGGCTAAATCTTGTTCATGCAGATGTGCTGTCGTCCTACGTGATCTGGTCATGCCTTACCTCCTCCGACGAATGAAGGCTGATGTAGATGCTCAGCTTCCAAAGAAGACCGAGCATGTCCTCTTCTGCAGCCTTACTCCAGAGCAGCGATCTATATACCGTGCATTTCTTGCTAGTTCTGAAGTTGAGGAAATTTTTGACGGAAGCAGAAACTCTCTATACGGAATTGATGTGATGCGTAAAATTTGCAACCATCCCGACCTTCTTGAGAGAGAACATTGTCACACGAATCCAGATTATGGGAATCCCAAGCGCAGTGCAAAAATGAAAGTCGTTGCTCAAGTGCTTAAACTGTGGAAGGAGCAGGGACACCGTGTTCTTCTTTTTGCACAAACTCAACAGATACTTGATATTCTTGAGAATTTTTTGATGGCTGATGGCTTTAATTACAGGAGAATGGATGGTCTTACTCCTGTACAACAAAGAATGGCTTTGATTGACGAGTTTAACAATTCGGACGATGTTTTCATTTTTATCTTGACAACCAAGGTTGGTGGTCTAGGAACAAATTTAACTGGTGCCAACAGGGTGATTATTTTTGACCCTGACTGGAATCCATCAACTGATATGCAGGTCTGCTTCTTGGCAGGTTctcaatttaatttttatttattttataaatcaacATAGATATTGGTTGGAAAGGAAGTCACTTTTATGCATATTTTGAAACTGATATCTTGGAGCTTATCTCGAAGTTATTTTTTTGGTTCAAGTACATGCAACCAACTATATTGTTAATCATAATTATGGTTTAAGTCAGGCTCGGGAGCGCGCTTGGCGTATTGGTCAAAAGAAGGATGTAACAGTTTATAGACTAATTACCCGTGGAACGATTGAAGAGAAGGTGTATCACCGGCAGATCTACAAACATTTCCTGACCAATAAGATATTACAGAATCCTCAGCAGCGAAGATTCTTCAAGTCTCGCGATATGAAGGATCTTTTCACATTGAATGATGATGAAGAGCGTGATTCCACTGAAACTTCCACCATTTTCAGTCAGTTAGCGGAAGAAATAAATGCCATTGGGGCTGAGAACCAAAAGCTCAACAAATCCAAGCTCATAGAACCAAAATCAAATACTGATGGTTCGCCAATTGACAGAGGACACAATTCAGTGAGCAATGAAATGGGAGAAGGGAGTGATGATCACAACCGTAGGAAGACAGATGATGAAACGAGTATTTTGATGAGCCTCTTTGATGCTCATGGTATTCACGTAAGTTCCCACTTACTTGTTTCATGTATTATGCTGATATATTTATGAGTTGTTGAAGGTTTATTGGGACATCTTGCCCTTATTGTTGTCCTCCAGTTTTGCCCTTATAAAATGTATAATATGAAATCAATCAATCCATTGTTGCATAGATGCTTGAGTATTTTCTTTACTTCTTTTATTTTCCAGAGTGCCGTCAACCATGACGCGATAATGAATGCCCACGACGAAGAGAAGATAAAACTCGAGGCACATGCTGCTCAAGTTGCACGAAGAGCCTCAGAAGCTCTACGCCAGTCCAGAATACTACGAAGCCTGGATAGTATAACTGTTCCAACTTGGACCGGCAAATCAGGTTCAGCTGGCGCTCCATTGTCTTCGAAAGGAAAATTTGGCTCCACTGTTAATTCCCGATTAGTGAGTGCCTCAAAGGCGACAGAAGAAGAAGCCTCTAATACAGAATCAAGCAGGCTAAATGGATTTGTTGCTGGAGCATTGTCTGGAAAAGCATTGTCGTCGGTAGAGTTGTTAGAGAAGATTAAAGGAAACCGAGAACAAGCCATCAATGACGGAATCGAACATCAAATTAGGTTGGCTTCATCGACAACGCGAAGAGAACAATCTTCAAGTAACGGGACTTCTAGATCATCAGACAGCTTGATTGTACAGCCAGAAGTTTTGATACGTCAAATATGTACCTTTATTCAGCAAAAAGGTGGGAGGATAGATTCAGCCAGCATTGTGGATCAATTCAAACTCAGGATACCTTCTAAAGATCTGCCCCTGTTCAAGAATCTTTTAAAGGAAATAGCTATTTTGGAGAAAAACCCTAATGGATCTAATTGGGTTCTGAAGCCAGAGTACCAAGATCAATGACATTTTGGGAAATTGGTCTATTGTTTCTTGTTTTTGCTGGTGCATGAAATGTAGATGTActcgaaaataaaaaatttgtgaaCTCCAATCCAGTATCCGATTCCCATCAATCTGCTGCATTGGAGATATTGTCCCCCCATGATTTATCTTTTGGAAGGTGGACTTTTAACCCTTTATTAAGCACTATTTTTTTCTAGAGAGTATGACCATTTAAGGGATTATTTTTTGtctatttctttttcttttttcgtgGCTCAACAAGATTGGACTGGGTGAATGTTTATCTTGGTTTCCCATGAGTTGAGACGTGGTTTTAGTAGGGTTCTTATAGGAATGTTTCACCTTTCCAATGGAAAATGCTCAAATTTCTACTACTTTTGTTATGTGTAAAATTCATCTCACCTTATAGGACCCAAATTTCACGGGTATCATCTCCCTCTGATTAAGCCTCAAGGCatctatatttttattgtgcCTGGAATGATATCGAAAGACCGGTTACAGTTCGATTACCGGAGAAGGAATCTGATTGATGTGAATACCAAGTTCACCCCAAAGGTTGAAATAATTTCATATCATTGAAAAATACTATCTTTAAATATATTgagaaattaataattattattacttATTGTGAAGAAAAAGGGGTATTTCCCTGGTAGTTAATACTTACTTCAGCAGTTCAGCATAGTGGAATGTGATTCAGACTTCTAATCTTTGGAATAAATGCTGGAGGTGATGTTTTTATAGCTAGATGGTTTTTTTAAACGAAATTATATGAACATAGAAAAACAGAGTATAGGGAGGCGGATAGATGGTTTTCATTTATGCATCATGCTTGATATCTACGGTCagttcattttattttaattgtttgcaATTTTCCCTTCTTTTACCATTACATGATTCTATTACTATTGTCCTATAATTTTCAACTTATGTTGAGAAGCTTAACCTGAAGTCAAGTTTTTAGATTGTTGCACAACTCACTTTACTTGTCCTTTCGTAAGTCCGGAAGAGAAG from Primulina tabacum isolate GXHZ01 chromosome 3, ASM2559414v2, whole genome shotgun sequence encodes:
- the LOC142539323 gene encoding protein CHROMATIN REMODELING 8, translating into MEAEEQEDRVLLSTLGVTSANPEDIERAILEKARKDVADGNEAGGNREVEAHVGSKNDKGFSANLKKLRAVELEIGAVTSAVEQFKNSKRKEDPSFDGDIRKKHRNLESDEVYQASPDSLTLQHALAADRLESLIKTRAQLQNDVSVFSKDNLHSKLIRDLVKDDSKSKQLLKEVVETSKDKNKRLESVSFVEDDDFETVLTTATSGFVETERDESIRKGLLTPFHKLKGYERRIQEPGSSNRQTANENMEENNVLASSSIARAVRSMSEAAHARPTSILLDPEMLPTLDAPSHPFQRLRKPLKVPRPLEIGTKNDKDTKKKRRPQPGKKWKKMTSRDDKILQEDTKISSNEEPKFVNEEVDDEEPSFVTLEGGLKIPETIFSELFDYQKIGVQWLWELHCQKVGGIIGDEMGLGKTVQVLSFLGSLHFSGLYKPSIVICPVTLLQQWKREARRWYPGFHVELLHDSAKEKSSIKKPIKSYDSDYDSEVSQDIERKEKAYSKSTKKWDSLINRVLRSESGLLITTYEQLRLLGDKLLDIEWGYAVLDEGHRIRNPNAEVTLVCKQLQTVHRIIMTGAPIQNKLSELWSLFDFVFPGKLGVLPVFEAEFAVPISVGGYANATPLQVSTAYRCAVVLRDLVMPYLLRRMKADVDAQLPKKTEHVLFCSLTPEQRSIYRAFLASSEVEEIFDGSRNSLYGIDVMRKICNHPDLLEREHCHTNPDYGNPKRSAKMKVVAQVLKLWKEQGHRVLLFAQTQQILDILENFLMADGFNYRRMDGLTPVQQRMALIDEFNNSDDVFIFILTTKVGGLGTNLTGANRVIIFDPDWNPSTDMQARERAWRIGQKKDVTVYRLITRGTIEEKVYHRQIYKHFLTNKILQNPQQRRFFKSRDMKDLFTLNDDEERDSTETSTIFSQLAEEINAIGAENQKLNKSKLIEPKSNTDGSPIDRGHNSVSNEMGEGSDDHNRRKTDDETSILMSLFDAHGIHSAVNHDAIMNAHDEEKIKLEAHAAQVARRASEALRQSRILRSLDSITVPTWTGKSGSAGAPLSSKGKFGSTVNSRLVSASKATEEEASNTESSRLNGFVAGALSGKALSSVELLEKIKGNREQAINDGIEHQIRLASSTTRREQSSSNGTSRSSDSLIVQPEVLIRQICTFIQQKGGRIDSASIVDQFKLRIPSKDLPLFKNLLKEIAILEKNPNGSNWVLKPEYQDQ